In Rattus rattus isolate New Zealand chromosome 9, Rrattus_CSIRO_v1, whole genome shotgun sequence, a genomic segment contains:
- the Nkx2-5 gene encoding homeobox protein Nkx-2.5, with protein MFPSPALTPTPFSVKDILNLEQQQRSLAAGDLSARLEATLAPASCMLAAFKPEAYSGPEAAAPGLAELRAELGPAPSPPKCSPAFPTAPTFYPRAYSDPDPAKDPRADKKELCALQKAVELDKAETDGAERPRARRRRKPRVLFSQAQVYELERRFKQQRYLSAPERDQLASVLKLTSTQVKIWFQNRRYKCKRQRQDQTLELLGPPPPPARRIAVPVLVRDGKPCLGDSAAYAPAYGVGLNAYGYNAYPYPGYGGAACSPAYSCAAAYPAAPPAAQPPAAAANGNFVNFGVGDLNTVQSPGMPQGNSGVSTLHGIRAW; from the exons ATGTTCCCCAGCCCTGCGCTCACACCCACGCCCTTCTCAGTCAAAGACATCCTGAACCTGGAGCAGCAGCAGCGCAGCCTGGCGGCTGGGGACCTGTCTGCGCGCCTCGAGGCCACCCTGGCGCCCGCCTCCTGCATGCTGGCCGCCTTCAAGCCGGAGGCCTACTCAGGCCCCGAGGCGGCAGCGCCGGGCCTGGCAGAGCTGCGCGCGGAGCTGGGCCCCGCGCCTTCGCCCCCCAAGTGCTCTCCTGCCTTCCCAACCGCCCCTACATTTTATCCGCGAGCCTACAGTGACCCTGACCCCGCCAAGGACCCTCGGGCGGATAAGAAAG agctgtgCGCGCTGCAGAAGGCGGTGGAGCTGGACAAAGCCGAGACAGACGGCGCCGAGCGACCACGCGCGCGGCGGCGACGGAAGCCACGCGTGCTCTTCTCGCAGGCGCAGGTCTATGAGCTGGAGCGGCGCTTCAAGCAACAGCGGTACCTGTCGGCGCCTGAGCGCGACCAACTGGCCAGCGTGCTGAAGCTCACGTCCACGCAGGTCAAGATCTGGTTCCAGAACCGCCGCTACAAGTGCAAGCGACAGCGGCAGGACCAGACTCTGGAGCTGCTggggccgccgccgccgcccgcgcgCAGGATCGCGGTGCCGGTGTTGGTGCGCGACGGGAAGCCCTGCCTGGGGGACTCGGCGGCCTACGCTCCCGCCTACGGCGTGGGTCTCAACGCCTACGGCTACAACGCCTACCCCTACCCCGGCTATGGTGGCGCGGCCTGCAGTCCCGCCTACAGCTGCGCAGCCGCGTACCCCGCCGCGCCCCCCGCCGCGCAGCCCCCAGCCGCTGCGGCCAACGGCAACTTCGTGAACTTCGGCGTCGGGGACTTGAACACGGTGCAGAGTCCCGGGATGCCACAGGGCAATTCGGGCGTCTCCACGCTGCACGGCATCCGAGCCTGGTAG